The Ignicoccus islandicus DSM 13165 sequence CCTTTAAAATTACTTGTTTGTTAGTTGTAATAATGTATATACATGCATTGCTGAGAGTTCGTAAAACAGCACGGAACTCGCAGGATCTGATGAAGATAACTTGCGTGCCGAATACTGGTATATCTCAGCGATTACAGGATTTAATTTATTGGATTTCGCAAGAGATAATGCTATTCCGGAGGCGTATTCACTTTTCTTAAGAACGTTTTCTAAACTAATTGAGTAGTTGACGTGAAGTTCGTAAGTAAGGATAGCATTCAAGTACATGCCAGCAGCCATCTTTTGAAGAGGGCCTTCGGATGATGCTAGTTTATATATCCCTATGGCCTCTTCACCGCTTCTGTCTAAGTTTATGTTCATTGCAAGTATGTAGGCCAGAATAGTATTAGCAGAAGAATAGACCGCTTCAGCAGTCTTGGTGAACCTTCCTTTATCTATACTCTCACCTTTACTGAAAACGTTGGCTAGTTGTAACCACGTTCGTGTTGCAAGAGCGTAGTATTTAGAGTATATTAGATACTGAAGTATGTCGTTTAGTTCCGTTGAATTGAGTGCTTCGTGATAGTAATACTTTGCACGTAAGTACCTATTTGCTGACGTGAGAAGTATATCTATATGGTTAGAATCAAAGTATTCATAACTATATTGGTTAAGTAACCCTCTAACCTCTTTTAAGAGACTCTCTACGTTGTCTGCCAATTCTATTAAGCTCTTAAATCCATTTAGAACCATCTTCTCATACCAGTAGGCAGTTTCAGCTCTTATTGCGGCAGTGAACGCGTAGTTTACCGAACTATACACATCAGTAGATCTCAGTTCATCCGCTTTCTCTGCAGCAGTTCTCGCTTGATCTATTAGTTCAACGCTTACATGCGTGAGGCCTTTAACAGACCTTTCATATTTTCTATACATAGATAGATAGTAATCAACCCAATTCGTCATAACGTCTCTTACCTCCTTTGGCAATTCGCTTACCAGTAAGGGTCGAGGTACTATTGGAGGATTGTTTAGCCAGTATCTTAGTGCTTCGAATATTGTTTTCACGGGAACTACTTTAACTCCTAATTTCTTACCAAAGTCTATTAAGTTAACTTCTTCAGACTTTATCGTTTTGATTACCCCGAAAGGTGAATTAA is a genomic window containing:
- a CDS encoding S16 family serine protease; its protein translation is MSIKSLTISLVLILLASGSAYAFSKCYEKASTVTVPVIGVTFTENGMEGVVGNLTVVVAYPGSGSIYVSSEPLTQVDTQGIARIAVLVASAIAKKDWTKYDFFFRFKTPSVIVGGPSAGMAMTVAVYAALTNQKPKTNVAGTGTISPDGTIGPVGGTYYKLQAAAEKGYTVFLLPFGEENATISRATTINSPFGVIKTIKSEEVNLIDFGKKLGVKVVPVKTIFEALRYWLNNPPIVPRPLLVSELPKEVRDVMTNWVDYYLSMYRKYERSVKGLTHVSVELIDQARTAAEKADELRSTDVYSSVNYAFTAAIRAETAYWYEKMVLNGFKSLIELADNVESLLKEVRGLLNQYSYEYFDSNHIDILLTSANRYLRAKYYYHEALNSTELNDILQYLIYSKYYALATRTWLQLANVFSKGESIDKGRFTKTAEAVYSSANTILAYILAMNINLDRSGEEAIGIYKLASSEGPLQKMAAGMYLNAILTYELHVNYSISLENVLKKSEYASGIALSLAKSNKLNPVIAEIYQYSARKLSSSDPASSVLFYELSAMHVYTLLQLTNK